A stretch of DNA from Triticum dicoccoides isolate Atlit2015 ecotype Zavitan chromosome 2A, WEW_v2.0, whole genome shotgun sequence:
gagaaggttggtttgctgtTGTATACGCATATTGAATTTTCAGTTTTGCTAAGATTCTCTGAAGGTGATCGTGGGTTGTGTAGCTGCGTTTAGTGATGTTGTTACCTCATCATCTCTTTGGGTGTTTTGAGATGTTGGTATATGAGCTCACGGAGCATATGTTTACTCGTTTTATTTTAACTACTATCTGCAATACTTTGATTCTATTTGCAAATACTACCTCTGTAAACTAATGTAAGACGCTCAAAATGTGCATGCTTTGCGCAATTCTAGATTATCGCAGTGTCAAATCACCTTTTTTTAATGTTAGCAAAGTAACCTACCGAATTTAATCTCTCCCaacaagaagaaaaataaaatagatCCTCAAGTTTGAGACTTGTCTTGTTACATCAGAAGTCTTTTCGACTCTGAGTTGCTTGTGTAGAGCAATGTGTGCCACCACCAAGTCCCAAACTAAATGCCCCATAGGCCATTGGATTAGGGAAACTGGTAGGAGCTAGGACCCTACCAGGTCTAGGGCgtaggttgtaggggaaggagggtGCTTGGCGTGACGAAGCTCGCGGCCGGCGGCGGCTAGGCGCCGTCGTgcgcgagggaggaggcggcggcgcaagGAGCAGGAGGCGGTTAGGGTTAGggtccggctcctctgggagccgggcaatagattTATTCTTATTGCTTGATTGTCATAGAGTCTTACAACTAGTATATATAACCATGATGGAAAATAAAATAGATAACTTGCGGGCTAAGCCCCTAACTAAACCTGCCCAGCATAAGTCTGCCCAGTGGTCACCGGAGCGGCCGGGGGTGGCCGGCCCGGCACGGGGGACTGGCTGGCGGCCTGGCggcctcctcaagcagggctcgccAGCTGCATGGCCTGGGCGCGGCACTCGAAGGCGCGGGCGTAATACATGGCCGTctggagatcctggggtccccgaagctccacgtCCACGCAGATGTGATCCGGAAGTCCACCAACGAAGAGGTCGGCCCACTGCTGTACCGTCACGCCCGACGCGTGGCAAGCCAGGGCCTGGAAATGGTCGGCGAAGTCCTGAACAGTGTAGGTGAAGGGAAGGCGGCCGAGCTCCGCCAAGCGACTCCCGCGGATCGGTGGCCCAAAGcgaaggaggcagagctcgcggaagcgctcccaaggaggcatgctgccctcgtcctgctcgagggcgtagtaccaggtctgTGCCGCGCCGCGGAGGTGGTAGGAGGCGAGCCAGGTACGCTCCGAGGCGAGGGTGCGCTACCAGCGAaagaactgctcgcactggttgagccagttgagggggtcctccgtgccgTCATAGGTGGCGAAGTCCAGTTTGGCAAACCGCGGCGGTGTCTGAGTCGGAGCATCGTGGCCGACTGGCTCCAAGGTGCGAAGCAGCGAGGATTGGCGCGCCCGGTCAGCATGGCCGTGGCCCGTGGAGTGCCCCGCCGAACCGGAGGGATCGCCGAACTGCAGAGTGGGCGCCGACGGTTCTCCAGCCGATGTGTAGACGGGTGGCGGCGATGATCGGCCAGCCAGGCCGGTATTGGGGACGGCGACGGCGGGAAGCGCACATGCTGGATCGGGATGCCTGCCTGCGTGGGTGACCCGGGTCCCGTGCTGGGCGGTGGCGGGGCCGGCAGCTACGGCTGCGGCGGCACGAACCCGGGTGGCGTGGGAGGCGCAGCGAGGGCCGGGGCCGGCCATTGTGGCCATTGCGGTGCGTCAGCGGGCGGCGGTGGGGCCGGCAGCTGCCCCGGACCCGGAAGGCGTCGGGGGCGCGGCGATCGCCGGGGCCGGCCACTGCGACCAGTggggggcgacggcgggcggcggctgaCCGGGCCAGTGGTGGTGTAGAGGCCCGATCGGTGCCGTGGTGGCCGCGTACCAGGGCAGGGCGGCTGGCCCGGTCGCGGCGGCCAGCAGCAAGGGCGGCGGCTGCCCATAAGGCCTGGCCAGGTAGAGGCGGATGCCctggacggcggtgacgaggtcgttAAGCACCCCGGTGATCTCCGCCGGGGAGTAGACGGCAGCAGGCGGCGCGGTGAGGGGCGGCGACTGGCCGGTGGGGAGGTCGGCAGCGGCGGTGGGAAGCGCCAGCGGCGCGGtggagagggcggcggcggtggacaggAGCGAGGTGTGCAGCGGCGGGGTGGGTGGTGGAGCAGACATGATCGGACCTAagctacctgataccaaattggtaggagctAGGACCCTACCAGGTCTAGGGCATAGGTTGTATTGGAAGGAGGGTGCTGGGCGTGACGAAGCTCGCGACCGCCGGCGGCTAGGCCCCGTCGTgcgcgagggaggaggcggcgacaCAAGGagcaggaggcggctagggttagggtccgGCTCCTCTAGGAGCCGGGCAATAGATTTATTCTTATTGCTTGATTGTCATAGAGTCTTACAACTAGTATATATAACTACGATGGAAAATAAAATAGATAACTTGCGGGCTAAGCCCCTAACTAAACCTGCCcagtgggcctcctacgggcatAAGTCTGCCCGGTCATAACAAAAACCTTATCATTAGGCTTCATTAGTTTCTATGTTAGATGCTTTTCTCATTTGCTTGTTTTCTGCATGAATCATACAAATTGGGTGCAGAAATACATAAGTTTTCAATCATTATACTTAAATTGCTCCAATAGCCATCTTAGACGGAATGCACCCTCATGGCTCGACTATAAATACTTATCAGTATATCAGTGGCTTAAGGTGTAAAAACATCTGGGAAAATTAAATTTGtttctggaaacagcctcttgcagaaatatagggaaaggctgcgtactatagacccaaagcggCCGGACCTTTGCCTGGACCCTGCTCAAGCGGGAGCTgcgtgcaccgggctgccctttttttatACTGCTCTGCTTTGAAGAAGCTATTGCTCTATCTTTAAGTTTGATTCCACTCACAAATTCTTGGGTTAGTATATTGTTTCCTTAGACATATCTTTACTCCTTTATAGTGCACGAGTAGGTTTTGGTATTAGCCGTCAGATATGCTACATCGGACGGTTGGTAAGTGGCAAATCTGTGAGCTGCTGCCTGCTAGTCGCAGATTAAAGTCCATTCAATGGTTCAAGTCGCCTGGATTCGCAGCTACAGTATACCTCATCCAATTGTCCTGCCGTCCAACCTGATGAGGCAATGACAAACGGGGCAACGGGTAGCTACTGTGAACAAGTCACATCAGTATGTTTTAAGCTCTTTTTCTAGACAACTCATGTGGACACCAGATAAGATAGGAAGAATAGAAAGATGAAGATTCACGAGAGAGTTCTAGAAAGATGAGATAATGTGGTCTGGATAAAGATAATGCGGTATAGTTACCAAAACATTGTTTTTTTAATCGTGCTATATTACTTAGTAAGATGCTCCTAATAATCATGGAACTTAAACCAACCCGTTGCACTTTTCTCTTACAAAATTCATAAGAATAGTTTTCTCTACGTGCTTTGCACGTACCATGTCCTAGTAATGCTATAGCCTAGAAGTCAAGAGCATAATGCAAAATTGTTGGCTTAATGCTTATATCTGTCTTTGGAACTGTACTTAGAGGTATGATGCAGAGCATATCTACCTGTCTCCTAATTGCTATGGTGTATTCCAGGTCTGTTGAGTTATTCCAGTTCTGCTTTCAGTAGCACTTTATATTGTTAGTTAGCTATAGTTGTTGCTAGCTATGTTTTTATAGTTGCTCCAATGTATATATTTTCTGCATGCATGTTGTATTTGCGTCATCTATGTTAGCTTAGGAGATATGctgctgtttttctattttttttctagtAGCCTAGTTTGTACAGGTTTTCCCCCCCTTTGCCTGGTTTTTGTTTCTGGTCGGTCcgcctttggtggggtctactgctgcgCCGCCTTTGTCATTTTCTTCTAATAAATAATGACCTGCATTtaggtgtgtgtttgagagagaatcaGTTTGTAAACAAGTGCATTGATGCTTCCATGCTCTTCATGTTGCAGGGGAGTCTGAATCTGACAGTGAAGCATCAGATGTTAGTGGCTCTGATGGAGAAGACACCTCATGGATTTCATGGTATTGCAACCTAAGAGGGAATGAGTTCTTCTGTGAAGTCGATGATGATTACATTCAAGATGACTTCAATCTTTGTGGGCTTAGCAGTCAAGTTCCATATTATGATTATGCTCTTGATCTCATTTTAGATATCGAGTCTTCTCATGGTAATTGTTCTCAATATTTACTCATTTAAATGAAACCACCCGACGGGTGTATGTTAAGAAGAAATGTTAGATGCATTTCTGCACTTGATCTGATGCAAATGTGTTGTCCCTGTACAATTATTTGACTCATTTAACGTCACTAGTTTGGATGCTCAAAGCCTTTATTAGTAGTGATGTTAACACTTACTGGTTGCTTGGGCTCTGTttctaagtactccctctgtcccgaatTAGCTGTCTTAGATTTCTCTAGATACGTGTTAGATTTGTATTAGATATGTGTTAGatttatctagacaaatctaagacaagtaatttgggacggaggtaatACATTTTTGGTGTTACAGATTTTTTTAGTTTCTCAATGCCCttggatttgtttctttactagttAAACGCTGAAGTAAAAGGTGCCATATCAATTGCTGTAAGCATAAATGGAAGGTTTTATCTGCCACACTAAATAACATCAATCCTTTGCATGGGCTTTGGTTGGTTGATTTCGTGCAATATATGGCTCTCACTTGTCCATGGCATGGTATTGTGCATGTTTCCTTTTACATTGCCTACGGCTATTGCTGATGTTCTTGATTATTTGAATATGTAGGTGATATTTTCACAGAAGAACAAAATGAGCTAGTGGAATCAGCTGCTGAGATGTTGTATGGGCTAATTCATGCGCGATACATTCTGACCAGTAAAGGGTTGGCTGCTATGGTAACTGTTATGCTAACCTTGCTTTGCTAGTACTTGCCCATATTTGTTTCCGAAAGGCTGAAATTTGCTCATGTCAGTGAAGTTTAATTTGTAGTAAGTGGTAACTTTTATTCCTTATTTTTGGCAGCTGGAGAAATACAAGAACTATGACTTTGGACGATGTCCGCGGGTTTATTGCTGTGGCCAACCATGTCTACCAGTTGGACAATCGGATATTCACCGATCTAGTACAGTGAAGATATACTGTCCTAAGTGCGAAGACATCTACTATCCACGGTCTAAATACCAAGGCAGTATCCTAACCACTCTCTTTTTATACTGTCTCAAATTGGTGTGTTTTTCTCCTGGGGAAAAAAGAGTGTCATCTACAAAGAAATATTTACATATCTGCATCACTGGGATATCATAGTTGAAGAAAATTGCTATTTTGTTGTTATATTCTGCTGTTTTCTTGACCATGTCCAGATATTGATGGAGCCTACTTTGGGAcaacatttcctcacctgtttctgaTGACGTACGATCACCTCAAGCCCCAGAAGCCCTCGCAGCGCTATGTTCCTCGCGTATTTGGCTTCAAGCTCCACAACCACAAGCCATGATGCGGAGGTGAAGGAAAAGATAAGAGGCCCCGGAAGACTACTGTAAGAGTGCAATCGCCAGATCATGCTGCCCACCCATATTGTGTGCCCTGTCTGGTCTATTTAACATTGAAATATTGGTATAAAAGAAGACATGAGACGATGTTGTAACCTAATTCCAGCTCTACTGGCTAGTAAATCTGGACCTCTGTTTCCAAAACCAGCAGCTATCGAGAAATCAAAGTTATGGTCGACAATATCATGCCAGTTATCGTTTAGATATTTCTTCCGCAAATCTGATTGCCATGTTACGCCAACTTGGAAGAAatggattatagaaaattaaatcaGCTAGGCAACTCTTTGTTTATTTAATTAAAAAACTATTCATTCACTTTATGACTCGACAAAATTTGATGTCATATGAATTGTGGGACCCTCTAGAAGCTCCTTTAAATATAAGAAGAAAATCTAGCCAACCTAGCAAGCTCGTGCGTAACCTTATTAGCTTTTCTATTACAATGTTGAAACCTGAAGGTAGAAAAATCACACGTCAAAAAATAGCAATCATCAAAAATTGCCGGCGCTGCTCCTGCTGACCGTCCATTATTATTCATCGTTTCAATAACATTCAAATTATCAGAATTAATAACAAGGCGATTGCAACCCGCACGTTGTACTAGTGAAAGACCGAATCTGAGAGCCCAAACTTCCGTTGTTAGAGCATCGACGCAATGATCAATTTTCCAAGTACCCCTGCAACAAAATTCCCTTTGTCGTTCCTCAGGACAGTCCCAGCCGTACCTTTAAGAAGATCATGATCAAAAAAAGCATCAACATTAAGTTTTACAAAAAACACTGGGGGACGAATCCAACCCCCTCTTTTTATAGAAGCCCTTGGATTGGAAGCAACAACATAATTAGCCGTAAGAGCTTGTATCTCcattgaaatctgttttgcatcttGAATTCTCTTTTTGTGCACTAATTTACGTCTTTCCCACCACAAATACCAAGACGTAATGACAATCAAATATTCTAGGACCCCATAATAGATAAATCTTGGTCAGGCATGTGCAACAAAAAACCGAGGACCGCCTTTCCAGCACGATCAACTTCACAAGCTTGAGCAATGATCTCGTCTAAGCCAAGCCTTCTTCAGACCACTTTTGCCATCTGGCACTGAAACAATAGATGCTTTGTGTCTTCTAAACCAGAAGCACAAAAAGGGCATAAAGGTGAAACTTTCATGTGTCTATTAGCAAGCGTAACACGACATGAAAGAGTACCATGCAACGTCCGCCAAATAAAAAATTTCACTTTCGCTGGACAAGATAACTTCCAAATCTTACACCAAATTGGATTAAAGTTTATTCGACCCATTCCATTAGTACGACGAAGTTTCCTTCCATGTTAATAATCCCACTCAAAAAAATATGCAGATCGAACAGAAAAAAGCTCACTCTTAGAATGACTCCAGGCAACAAAATTTGGCATATCAAACTGAGGCAGAGGGATAGCAAGGATCCACTGTGAATCAACGGGCCACAAGGTCTGTCTGATGAGATTCTCATCCCACCTGTTTGAAGAGGAGTCAATAAAATCCGACACTTTTGATAACAAATATTGCTCCTTTGGAGTGATGACTTTTCTGTTAGCACAGTTAGGGATCCAAGCATCTTCCCAAATGTCAATTTTCTGACCATTTTCAACTCGCCAAATATAGCCATGTTTTAAGGTATTAACCCCCGCCATAATACTTTGCCATGTAAAGGATGATCCCTTTTTTAACTTTGCATTCAATAAATCTCCATCAGGGAAATACTTAGCTCGCAAAATGATGGCACACAAAGAATCTAGGTTCTTAAGGAGACGCCAAGCTTGTTTAGCCAACATCGCCAAATTAAAACAACTAgccgaatgcccgtgcgttgccacggaacaACAAATTTAGGCAATGCTATATCCGAGTGGAGGCTAGTATGCCTCACGGCTCCACAATACAAATCGTATGCATCACAATAGGATAGCTTACACTCTCTTATAATCTTAGAAGAGCATTTTCTCTCCCTCGTCTACCGCTATCCATAATGAATGAATTAGTGAACTGAATGACAATGATATTGCTTTGTAATATTTTACTAAATCCAGGATTATTTGCCTCTGAAAGGATATAATTTTGAATAATATTTGAGCAGACACATTATCTCGGAGACAAGATAAAAATCATATGTAAATTCAACATTTAGGATTTTTTAAGAGATGATAACACATAGTATTAAAAGAGCACCGAATAACGCACCAATTTTGATAAAATGACAGGCATATACTCATCTGTAGTAGTATCGCTTCCATCAGTATGCAACAATTTTAGGCTAATAAAAGAATATGTAAGGTACATAAGTGCTTGTATAGCAAAATAGAACAAACCTTTTTTGTTTGTAGAACATGACAAGTACATCTTTTTATGTTTCAGAAGAAAGCACTGTACCACCAATATTTATCAGAATTTCCTCATATTTTATATCACAAAAACACAGTCAACAATGGTAGCACATTAACACACAAATCCCGTGCATCCTAAAGCGAGCACAACGTTTGTCATAGTAGAAGAACATCTCAAAGAGAGTTTACGAAGGATGgtaaaaaatcaaataaataatcaAAGATTGCTATATAGGTAAATGACAAATACCAGTGACACAGATGAATACATTGCCCATAaagagaaacccaggaagaggaaaTATACCCCACAAAATCAGTAGAGTAGAATGGCCTCACTACGGGCTCAGGTTAACCTATCTGGAAGCTGTGAGGCTGGCATGATCACCACACAGGCTCATGTTTTATGCAATTTTGTATTCTCTTGGTGAACAGTATGTACGGCAATGAACTACTTTGAAAAAAATATAATTATGACAGTAATATCTTGAGCACCATAAGTGAAGGCACATGTAATTTGGATTTTTCATGGGCCACAAAATACGACATGGGATTCACGTACAGATAAATGTGTTACCTAAAGAAAATGTTTGACCAcaaatgtatatgtcatgtgaattTAAAGTTACTTACAACTCCAATTAATAGTGTATATGTAATGTCAAATTAAAGTTGCATACAACTGCAATTCATAGTGGTTTTCACCTCAATTTAAATATGTATCTGATTTTTTACGAACAAGACTTAGAGGTTGACCCTATCTAGCTAAGCTGTGGGTCAGTGTTTAACATGGAAAAAACAAAACCACATCCTATTCTCTCATTGTCATGACAATGATAGGAAGAAAAAACAGACATTCATAAACAAACAAAAAGATGGGACTTTTCATTGCTTCCTAGCCCTCTTGTTCATTGAGATGATAGAAGGATATAATGATCGACGATGCTTAAAGAGAAATAAAGTTGACTGCATTATCAACAAATGACAGGGCAAACTGGAAACAGCGATCAAGATTAGCAAGCAACTACATTAGTGAAGTGAGTGATCACACTTGATAGTTGATGGTGCAGAAGTACTCGAAAAGTAAAAGAAACATATGCGTATAATGGAACAGAGATTCTGCAAGGAATTTTTATACATAATATTCAGTCCTAATTCTCATATTAACAAGTGTATTGAGTTCCTGTTTCCTGAATTGTGTCTGTTTGGCAAGATACACGCAAAAAGATTTTGTACGGAATTGTGTGATCAAAAGAGGGGGGAATGAGGGGCAATAGAAAGTACTGATTTTATATTAGATGGATCAAAGAACAGCTGCTGAATACCCGTGCGTACACCTTACAATTCAAAGTTTCAAATATTGTAGTAATAAGTAATTAAGAACAAGTTCATATATACACAGAAGTGGAAGGCTTCTGAATTCAGAAAGGGAGAAAAGACCTCACTCATATGATTCCATGGGTGAGCAGCCGCCGCTGTGTCCGCTGACAAGATGATGACAATCATACTGTGGGGCGTTGTGTAGAGTTTGGGCTAATCTCTGTGGTTGTGCATCGCCACTGTTCCTTTCCTCGCATCTCAAATGACAGCTAATAAGAAGAAGAAACAACAATCTTGATACACTACAAAAGGACCAATCACATATGGAAATCACCAAGAACCATATCACAAAACTGGAGGCAAGAGGACACTTCTCAAACATCTCTCCATCTCCAACCCGTGACTGCTATAGGAACGAGTAGTGTTCATTAGCAATCCTCATAGTGATTGGCCCATGCTCTCACGTCTGGGTTGGTCGATGTCGAACTCAGCCGTGACGAAGTGGCCGCCACCGCGGCATCTGCATTGAAGGCCGTCGTCCTTGTAGCGCTGATCGACTGTTGCGCGCCCCACCGTTACCACGCACCGCCGATGCCCTTGCAGCGTCGTCCTGTGAGACCACGCGCTGGGCCGTCCTCGAGGTGCCCACCGGACAAGGACAAGGGCGCTCCTCCGATCGTGACATGGACATGGGTGGGATCAGGCTGATCCCTAGATCGGACTGGGGATAAGATGGGGAGAGGCAGGAGCGGGAGAGTGAATGTGCCGGGGTGGTTCAGGTTGGGGAAAGAGATCTGTAGATTGAGGATTTGAGGTCGTGGGAGAAGTTGAGGACGTGCAGGTTTTCCTCTTCTAGTTTCTCGCTGCTTTGGAACGTGGATTTTCTCGGTAGACTTTTTTATGCGTGGGAATCCTACGGGAGCGGGAGGACGTGGTTGCACCTATCGATAGGACGAGGAGGTGGAACCATCgaggaggtcgaaccatcacgacgttcgatcctcctttaatagtagagatgaaTGTCATGAAAGCCCATTCCGCCTTGGCTTTTTGGGACACAATTTCCGCCACGCCATCCAATGCATCCTTCTCTAGTTGTCGTCATCACCCCACCAAAAATGCGACATCTCGTCAGTTATTCCTTTACAattttttttaggaattttaaagaccgaCATAGTATAAGTTGGGATAGCTTGAACAACAGACTTGAGAAGAACTTTCTTGCCTCCAGTTGATAAGAGCTTTTCTTTCCATCCGCTAATTCTCATAACAATGCGATCAATCAGGTATTGGAAACAATCCGTATTATCTAACCCCACATGCGCAGGCATGCCCAGATACTTATCATTGAGAGCTTCGATCATGATATTCAAAATTGAGCAAATTTGTTCTCTAATGTCCCACCCGTATTTGGGCTAAAAAATATGCTAGATTTTTCAACGCTCAACATTTGTCTAGACGCAACACAATATAAGTCCAAAATTGATTTAAGTGTCTCTGCATTTTGTTGATTAGCTTTCATGAGGATCAATGAGTCATCCACAAAAAGGAGATTTGTGATAGTAGGGGCCTCTCTGCAAACCTTGACTCCTGAAATATTTCTAATCTCCTCCGCATGCGCCAAGAGAACAGTAAGGCCCTTCGTGCATAATAAGAAAAGGTATATGTCAGCTATCACGATAGCTCCAATTCCCCTGCCGAAAAACCTAGGGTTTTTTTTATCTTCTCCGACAGTTGTTACCCGCCGAGAGTCTCGCTAGCTGATTTTCTCCTGTGATCTTCCTCCACCCCATCGCGTGTCTCCCTCCTTTGCTTCTTGTGAGTGGCCCGGGGTCTCGAATCATggtggatgaagaggaggaagCATGATGCAATCTGGAAATAAGGATGTTGAGGACTTCAGAAAGATTGGATTTTGCATTTCATTGAGATTTGCGTTTTTTTAGGACAATCATTGAGATTTGCGTGAAACAGAAGGTCACCAAAATATATGTACGCAATTACCAGGCGCCCGGCCCGGCCCGGTCCAGCCCAAACAGCCCAACCCAAACGCAACAACGCCTTCAATGTCGCCACTCCTCTTAGCGTCGCCTTCTCCAAATCGCCGAAACCCCAATTCATTCAGCACCCACCCATCTGCAGGTCGCACGCATCCATCCCGTACCTGTCCGACGAGGGAGGAGAAAAAAATGCTGCgccacgccgcccgccgcctcgcctcccgcgccgccgctgccggcaGCGGCTCCATGAGCCGCAGGGCCCTCGCGACGGCGCAGGCGCCCGCGGAGGCGGGCGAGGACCCCGCCTTCCTGGAGGCGTGGAAGAAGGTGACAACAATCATCGAGCCCCCCCAGACGCCCATGTCGGCCATGAAGCCCCGCCCGCCCACGCCGGCCTCCATCCCCTCCAA
This window harbors:
- the LOC119354585 gene encoding putative casein kinase II subunit beta-4 isoform X2, whose product is MYKQGAAGGAGPDRKRISDALDKHLEKAAASPSTSRGSAGARGNHNRVVVPSSIPKGRCSEGESESDSEASDVSGSDGEDTSWISWYCNLRGNEFFCEVDDDYIQDDFNLCGLSSQVPYYDYALDLILDIESSHGDIFTEEQNELVESAAEMLYGLIHARYILTSKGLAAMLEKYKNYDFGRCPRVYCCGQPCLPVGQSDIHRSSTVKIYCPKCEDIYYPRSKYQDIDGAYFGTTFPHLFLMTYDHLKPQKPSQRYVPRVFGFKLHNHKP
- the LOC119354585 gene encoding putative casein kinase II subunit beta-4 isoform X1, translating into MYKQGAAGGAGPDRKRISDALDKHLEKAAASPSTSRGSAGARGNHNRVVVPSSIPKGRCSEGESESDSEASDVSGSDGEDTSWISWYCNLRGNEFFCEVDDDYIQDDFNLCGLSSQVPYYDYALDLILDIESSHGDIFTEEQNELVESAAEMLYGLIHARYILTSKGLAAMLEKYKNYDFGRCPRVYCCGQPCLPVGQSDIHRSSTVKIYCPKCEDIYYPRSKYQGNIDGAYFGTTFPHLFLMTYDHLKPQKPSQRYVPRVFGFKLHNHKP